The DNA sequence CTTTCAAGAACGGCAATCTGTTCCGAAATATTTTTAAGCTGGCGTACATTTCCCGGCCAGCTATAGTTTTCGAGCATCCGGCGCGCCTCTTCATTCAATTGAATATGAGGAGTCCGGTACTTTTCGCTGAAATCCACGATGAACTTCCGGAATAACAGGTAAATATCCTCCTTACGTTCTCTTAAAGCCGGAATATGCAGCGGCACCGTATTAAGGCGGTAGTATAAATCCTCACGGAACTTTCCCCGCTGCACGTTTTCCATTACGTCCTTATTGGTAGCGGCCACCACCCTCACATCGGTTTTAAAGACCTTGGAAGAACCGACCCGGATGTATTCCCCGCTTTCCAGCACCCTAAGCAGCCGGGCCTGGGTGGAGGGTGGCAATTCGGCAACTTCATCCATAAAAATAGTTCCCCCGTTCACTACTTCAAAATACCCCTTCCGGTCTTCGGTAGCATTCGTGAAAGAACCCTTTACATGACCGAACAGCTCGGAATCGACCGTGCCTTCGGGAATGGCCCCGCAGTTCACTGCAATGAACGGTCCATGCTTACGGTGGCTGAGCTGATGAATAATATGCGAAAAGGCTTCCTTGCCGCTGCCGCTTTCGCCGGTAATAAGGACGGAGATATCCGTTGGAGAAACTTGCCTTGCCACCTCGATGGCCCGGTTCAGCAAGGGAGAATTCCCAATGATCCCAAACCTGTTTTTAATATCCTGCACGTCCATTATTGCACTAACTTTCCGATTAAGGTAGCATTCGTACAGCGTTCCGCCAGGACATGAACATAATCGCCGGGCCGTATTCCTTCCTCGCGGGGAAACACGACCATCGCATTCTGGTCATTCCGGCCGCAGAGGTCCTGATCGGACTTTTTTGAAGGCCCTTCCACAAGTACTTTCTGCACTTTACCCAGCTGCTGTTCCATCCGGAGCCGGGAATGCTGCTGCTGCTTTTCAATCACTTCCTTCAGGCGGCGCGATTTTACCTCTTCCGGCACATTGTCTTCGTACTTACGGGCCGCCAGGGTTCCCGGCCGCTCCGAATACTTGAACATATAGGCAAAATCATATTTTACGTGATCCATCATGGAAAGCGTATCCTGATGCTCCTCTTCGGTTTCCGAACAAAAACCGCAGATAATATCGGTGGATACCGCGCATCCGGGAATGATGCGCCGGATAGCTTCCACCCGGTTCATATACCAGGCTCGGTCATAGGTGCGGTTCATACGATCCAGTACCGCGCTGTTGCCTGACTGCACCGGGAGATGAATGTATTTGCAAATGTTTTCATGCCTGCTCATTACCTCCAGTACCTCATCGCTCATATCCTTAGGATGGGATGTGGAAAAACGAACCCTCATCAAAGGGCTTACTTCCGCCACGTATTCCAGCAGGCCGGCAAAATTCATCGCCTCTGCACCGGTTTCGCTTGCCCATTTATAGGAATCCACGTTCTGACCCAGCAGGGTCACTTCGCGGTAGCCGTTCTCAAGCAAGCCTTCCACTTCCCTTCGGATGGAATGCGGGTCGCGGCTTCGCTCCCGCCCCCGTGTAAATGGTACTACGCAGAAGGAACACATATTATCGCAGCCCCTCATAATGGACACGAAGGCAGAAACCCCGTTTCCTCCTAAACGTACAGGCGCCACATCCGCATACGTTTCCTCCCGAGACAGCAGTACGTTCACCGCTTTTTCTCCTTCGTCCAGTCTGCCGATAAGATTGGGCAGGTCACGGTAGGCATCCGGCCCCACTACAACGTCCACGAGCTGCTCTTCTTCCAGGAACTTCGCTTTCAGGCGCTCGGCCATACAGCCCAGTACGCCGATCACCATTCCCGGCTTGCGAAGTTTACTCGCCCCGAATTCCTTCAGCCTGTTCCGAACCCGCTGCTCCGCATTTTCACGAATAGAACAGGTATTAATAAAGATCACATCCGCTTCTTTATAATTACCCGTGGTCGTAAAGCCCATATCCATCATAATGGACGCGACGATTTCCGAGTCGGAAAAGTTCATCTGGCAGCCGTAACTCTCAATATAAAGAAGGCGTCCGGCGGCTGGTTTCCGACCCTCCTTTTCTATTATCAGGGCCTCGCCCTGCCGGTTCTCATCTATTTCTTTCCTTACTGCGGTTTCAAACATGGCAATTTATTTTGCGGGGCTACAAAGTTAAAAATTTAAAATGACAAATTGACAGTTGAGCCAGCGCGGAGCCGGCATTGCCGTTAAAACGGTACATTTGGTAAAATTCTGATCATTATGCACCGGTTTTTGCTTTTTTTCCTTGTTTCCTGCTGCTTCCCGGCTAGTTCCTACGGACAGCAGCAAAAATCCCGGCCGAACATTTTATTTATTGCCGTCGATGACCTCCGGCCGGACCTGGGTTGTTACGGAAATGACCTGATCCATTCCCCTAATCTGGACCTGCTGGCTTCCCGCGCCGTAGTGTTCCGGAACCAGTTTGTGACTGTTCCCACCTGCGGGCCTTCACGGTTCAGCCTGCTGACAGGACGCCTGCCGCGTTCGCAGCAGGACCTCTCCAATGCGATCTTCGAGATCAGGAGAGAAGACAGCGCGGACACAGTCCGGCCGGAATCAATGGTGGAGCAGTTTCGCCGGAACGGGTATTATACCGTGGGGATCGGTAAGATCAGCCATTCGCCTGACGGCTATATTTATGGTTATACGGAGCCAAAAGGGAATGAACTGGAGTTGC is a window from the Anseongella ginsenosidimutans genome containing:
- a CDS encoding sigma-54 interaction domain-containing protein; translated protein: MDVQDIKNRFGIIGNSPLLNRAIEVARQVSPTDISVLITGESGSGKEAFSHIIHQLSHRKHGPFIAVNCGAIPEGTVDSELFGHVKGSFTNATEDRKGYFEVVNGGTIFMDEVAELPPSTQARLLRVLESGEYIRVGSSKVFKTDVRVVAATNKDVMENVQRGKFREDLYYRLNTVPLHIPALRERKEDIYLLFRKFIVDFSEKYRTPHIQLNEEARRMLENYSWPGNVRQLKNISEQIAVLEREREIGPETLARYLPREQQNLPMRLERPEAEREFSERDLLYKVLFDMKKDLVDLKKLVFNIIQHPNDLRQATASDPSLVSRLYHDPDIKEEEKDFDFHAPYLNNPKVLESDESFNDAEEVEESLSLEDQEADLIRKALRKHGGKRKSAAFELGISERTLYRKIKELNL
- the miaB gene encoding tRNA (N6-isopentenyl adenosine(37)-C2)-methylthiotransferase MiaB, giving the protein MFETAVRKEIDENRQGEALIIEKEGRKPAAGRLLYIESYGCQMNFSDSEIVASIMMDMGFTTTGNYKEADVIFINTCSIRENAEQRVRNRLKEFGASKLRKPGMVIGVLGCMAERLKAKFLEEEQLVDVVVGPDAYRDLPNLIGRLDEGEKAVNVLLSREETYADVAPVRLGGNGVSAFVSIMRGCDNMCSFCVVPFTRGRERSRDPHSIRREVEGLLENGYREVTLLGQNVDSYKWASETGAEAMNFAGLLEYVAEVSPLMRVRFSTSHPKDMSDEVLEVMSRHENICKYIHLPVQSGNSAVLDRMNRTYDRAWYMNRVEAIRRIIPGCAVSTDIICGFCSETEEEHQDTLSMMDHVKYDFAYMFKYSERPGTLAARKYEDNVPEEVKSRRLKEVIEKQQQHSRLRMEQQLGKVQKVLVEGPSKKSDQDLCGRNDQNAMVVFPREEGIRPGDYVHVLAERCTNATLIGKLVQ